From Candidatus Omnitrophota bacterium, the proteins below share one genomic window:
- a CDS encoding prepilin-type N-terminal cleavage/methylation domain-containing protein: MKNSGFTLMEIVLVIVLVGILGITFAVKYSGFEETKLSSAASKLAADIAYAQQLAITTQLYHGISFDSNAEEYYLFRIETNNTQTTIKNPSTGEDFVVEYDFGELQGINLQTVNIGGGTEIIFDWQGIPYDNSKTALTSDATITLEYRGRTKTLTVIAGTGKVSW, translated from the coding sequence ATGAAAAATAGTGGTTTTACGCTCATGGAGATTGTTTTGGTAATTGTTTTAGTGGGTATTTTAGGTATTACTTTTGCGGTGAAATATTCTGGTTTTGAGGAGACAAAACTTTCTTCAGCAGCAAGTAAACTTGCCGCGGATATTGCTTATGCCCAACAATTGGCAATTACCACCCAACTCTACCACGGAATCTCTTTTGACTCTAACGCTGAAGAATATTATCTTTTTCGCATTGAAACAAATAACACTCAAACCACCATAAAAAACCCTTCTACAGGAGAAGATTTTGTGGTAGAATATGATTTTGGAGAATTGCAGGGGATTAATCTCCAAACAGTAAATATCGGCGGAGGAACAGAAATTATTTTTGACTGGCAAGGAATACCTTATGATAATTCAAAAACCGCTCTTACCAGTGATGCTACAATTACTTTAGAATATAGAGGGCGAACAAAAACCTTAACCGTGATTGCGGGAACGGGAAAAGTAAGCTGGTAA
- a CDS encoding type II secretion system protein, whose product MRGNLNKKSGFTLLELVIVIALVGILALFLAEVIRRGVESWYFVMDKEELALQTPYVLTRLVRELRTANTVTSALGNTIVFKDYQNNTFNYALFGNVLYRNGSPLLDGVTNFSLQYYPSSSNIRMVTISLQRSKGAYSLSLQSGAKLRK is encoded by the coding sequence ATGAGGGGTAACTTAAATAAAAAATCGGGCTTTACTCTGCTGGAGTTAGTGATTGTGATTGCCTTGGTGGGCATACTTGCTCTTTTCTTAGCGGAAGTAATAAGAAGAGGTGTGGAGTCCTGGTATTTCGTGATGGACAAGGAGGAGCTTGCTCTGCAAACTCCTTATGTTTTAACGCGTCTGGTGCGGGAATTGCGCACTGCCAATACGGTAACTTCTGCTTTGGGAAATACCATTGTTTTTAAAGATTACCAAAATAATACTTTTAACTACGCTCTTTTCGGCAATGTTCTTTACCGCAACGGAAGTCCATTATTAGATGGAGTAACAAATTTCTCTTTACAATATTATCCCTCAAGTAGTAATATAAGAATGGTAACTATAAGTTTACAAAGAAGTAAAGGCGCCTATAGTCTATCCTTGCAGAGCGGAGCGAAACTGAGAAAGTGA
- a CDS encoding nucleotidyltransferase domain-containing protein — MVKASKDDIITYLKKNKRFFKKEFGVRDIGIFGSLITDSRVKGSDIDIIIEMEKDKKNIHNFLNFKRFLENQLQTEIDLGLADALKPAIKEEIEDKIIYV; from the coding sequence ATGGTTAAAGCTTCTAAGGATGATATAATTACTTATCTTAAAAAAAATAAGCGGTTTTTTAAAAAAGAATTTGGGGTGAGGGATATAGGAATTTTTGGAAGTTTAATCACTGACAGCCGGGTTAAAGGAAGCGACATAGATATTATCATTGAAATGGAGAAAGATAAGAAAAATATACATAATTTTCTCAACTTTAAAAGATTTTTAGAAAACCAGCTACAAACGGAGATAGATTTGGGTTTGGCAGATGCCTTGAAGCCGGCAATAAAGGAAGAAATAGAAGACAAGATAATTTATGTCTGA
- a CDS encoding nucleotidyl transferase AbiEii/AbiGii toxin family protein — translation MFAEVLPGNTKAILALLGKNQIIQKAYLAGGTALALQLGHRISYDLDFFTQEAFDENLLLPEVEEISGFHLERISWRTIIGNFKGVKFSIFYYKYPLFYPFKKFGMINVADISDVAVMKITAIACRGTKRDFIDLYFICKEGISLKETLLLYNRKYKTLTANLVHIQKSLVYFEDAEEEEMPKMLKKVDWENVKEFFEREVKKLAKNNFENRR, via the coding sequence ATGTTTGCAGAGGTCCTTCCGGGGAATACAAAAGCAATTCTGGCCTTATTAGGGAAAAACCAGATTATTCAGAAAGCATATCTGGCAGGAGGAACTGCCTTGGCACTGCAATTGGGACATCGTATTTCTTATGACTTAGACTTCTTTACTCAAGAAGCATTTGATGAAAATCTGCTTTTGCCGGAGGTGGAGGAAATAAGTGGTTTTCATCTCGAGAGAATTTCCTGGAGGACAATAATAGGTAATTTTAAGGGTGTAAAATTCAGTATATTTTACTATAAATATCCTTTGTTTTATCCGTTTAAAAAATTTGGAATGATAAATGTTGCGGATATTTCTGATGTGGCAGTCATGAAAATAACGGCTATCGCTTGCCGGGGAACCAAACGCGATTTTATTGACCTTTATTTCATTTGTAAAGAAGGGATATCTCTGAAAGAAACTCTCTTGTTATATAACCGTAAGTACAAAACTCTGACTGCCAACCTGGTGCATATCCAAAAAAGTTTAGTTTATTTTGAGGATGCTGAAGAAGAAGAGATGCCCAAAATGCTAAAAAAAGTTGATTGGGAAAATGTAAAAGAATTTTTTGAGAGGGAAGTAAAGAAATTGGCAAAAAATAATTTCGAAAACAGGAGGTAG
- a CDS encoding SurA N-terminal domain-containing protein produces the protein MRKNVVIFMVIFVFLFLGCAKKSKGRAALKINNFQMTAKEFEEEFKEAGAGLLGPRNQKETFLENLVNRKLILQEAERLGLNQDKGFLKSIERFYEQTLLKAVLDKKSNEFASRIQVSEQEVEAYYKELKEKGLIEKPLSEVYKEIRWQVIRNNQERAFNSWVESLKTKAKIEIDKKALGIEESSKSKMQN, from the coding sequence ATGAGAAAAAATGTTGTGATATTTATGGTTATTTTTGTATTTTTGTTTCTCGGTTGCGCCAAAAAGAGTAAGGGAAGAGCTGCTTTAAAAATTAACAATTTTCAGATGACCGCAAAGGAATTTGAGGAGGAATTTAAGGAGGCAGGGGCAGGACTTTTAGGACCAAGGAATCAGAAGGAAACTTTTTTGGAGAATTTAGTTAATCGGAAGTTGATTCTACAGGAAGCAGAACGCCTGGGTTTAAATCAGGATAAAGGATTTCTTAAATCCATTGAGCGCTTCTATGAACAGACACTACTTAAAGCGGTTTTAGATAAGAAGAGCAATGAATTTGCTTCCCGTATACAGGTGAGTGAACAAGAGGTTGAGGCATACTATAAGGAGTTAAAAGAAAAGGGTTTGATTGAGAAGCCCCTTTCTGAGGTTTATAAAGAGATAAGATGGCAGGTTATAAGGAATAATCAGGAGCGGGCATTTAATAGTTGGGTGGAGAGTTTGAAGACAAAGGCAAAAATTGAGATAGATAAAAAAGCACTGGGGATAGAAGAGAGTTCAAAATCCAAGATGCAAAATTAA
- a CDS encoding type II secretion system GspH family protein, giving the protein MQMNRGVTLLELVVFIIVAGIALPPLLMVASQAVHNAVVNEIILTSTGLAEGKMEEIKLLNFDNVGDSLGTFSSPFGNYSFSVSVGCVTSSNYDNPQTCQPTDNYKRVAVTVSNSIIPQIDSTLVTIITKR; this is encoded by the coding sequence ATGCAGATGAATCGTGGTGTTACTTTACTGGAATTGGTTGTTTTTATCATCGTCGCCGGAATTGCTCTGCCTCCCCTTTTAATGGTCGCTTCCCAAGCGGTGCACAATGCTGTAGTCAATGAAATAATTTTAACCAGCACCGGTTTAGCAGAAGGAAAAATGGAAGAAATAAAATTGCTTAATTTTGATAATGTAGGAGATAGCTTGGGAACATTTAGTAGTCCGTTTGGAAATTATAGTTTTTCGGTAAGTGTGGGTTGCGTTACTAGTTCTAATTATGATAATCCCCAAACCTGCCAACCAACCGATAATTATAAACGTGTGGCAGTAACCGTAAGTAATTCCATTATTCCCCAAATAGACTCAACTTTAGTCACCATAATCACCAAAAGATGA
- a CDS encoding cell wall metabolism sensor histidine kinase WalK has product MEKRMIRRRVYFIEKKFQLRFIIKFCILVILGSLFIGGLLYVFTRGSTTVTFENLRATVKTTADFLFPILIQTILVTTILVGIATIILTLFVSHKIAGPLYRFKNELSSVGKGDLSRNFQIRKNDQLQDLALSMNEMINRLRENFMELKKRYAILKESWDKAIKPTISHDSRTVAEMEKTIEEIKEKLEYFKV; this is encoded by the coding sequence ATGGAGAAGAGGATGATTCGGAGAAGGGTTTATTTTATTGAGAAGAAGTTTCAGTTGCGGTTTATTATTAAATTTTGTATTCTGGTTATTCTCGGTTCTCTGTTTATCGGGGGACTACTTTATGTATTTACCAGGGGGTCAACAACCGTGACCTTTGAAAATCTAAGGGCAACTGTTAAAACTACCGCCGATTTTCTTTTCCCCATTCTAATTCAGACGATTTTGGTCACGACAATACTCGTGGGTATTGCTACGATAATTTTGACCCTTTTTGTCTCCCATAAAATTGCAGGGCCTCTTTATCGTTTTAAGAATGAATTAAGTTCTGTGGGAAAAGGGGATTTAAGTCGCAACTTTCAGATTCGTAAAAATGACCAACTGCAGGATTTGGCTTTGAGCATGAATGAGATGATTAATAGGTTAAGAGAAAATTTTATGGAGTTGAAGAAACGCTACGCTATACTCAAAGAATCTTGGGATAAAGCGATAAAACCAACTATTTCCCACGATTCTCGGACAGTTGCAGAAATGGAGAAAACCATTGAGGAAATTAAGGAGAAATTAGAATATTTTAAAGTTTAG
- a CDS encoding general secretion pathway protein GspB, with protein sequence MSIISDALIKAEKEKKKPGSPLSLPLKNTHHHKTPKGKKINLWILLLFLLGIALLSQAKYKNIKIEKWAKKIMPQSRNHIKIVSKVPPTEVTTPLAEAPKQEERISFVLSGILFDKKDALAIINGELVREGESVEEATVMEIGPKQVKLRYGEETITLKLP encoded by the coding sequence ATGAGCATCATCAGCGATGCCTTAATAAAGGCAGAGAAAGAAAAGAAGAAACCGGGTTCGCCTTTGTCTCTTCCCTTAAAGAACACTCATCACCATAAAACACCAAAGGGAAAGAAAATAAATTTATGGATTTTGCTCCTATTTTTATTGGGAATTGCATTACTCAGCCAGGCAAAATACAAAAATATAAAGATAGAAAAATGGGCAAAAAAGATTATGCCTCAAAGTAGAAACCATATTAAAATAGTTTCCAAGGTCCCGCCAACTGAAGTAACGACACCTCTTGCTGAAGCCCCCAAACAGGAAGAAAGAATAAGTTTTGTTCTTTCAGGTATTCTCTTTGACAAAAAAGATGCTCTGGCGATCATCAACGGAGAACTGGTGAGAGAAGGAGAAAGCGTAGAAGAAGCTACGGTAATGGAAATCGGTCCGAAACAGGTAAAATTACGCTACGGAGAAGAGACGATTACCCTGAAACTACCGTAA
- a CDS encoding AAA family ATPase: protein MYEEFFKWKENPFCITPDPSYLFLSRRHTEALNHLRYGIESRKGFIQITGEIGTGKTTLCRALLNSLNSSTRSALILNPTLSENQLLENIIEDFGIPLTKRSRLSMLKALNQFLLEELARGHNCILIIDEAQNIKPSQLEHLRLLSNLETAKEKLLQIILVGQPELKEKLNVPQLKQLRQRIVVRYHIQPLERDEVLSYIKHRMRVAGCEDSANFTSLALEKIYFYSQGVPRLINALCEKALLCAYTLETHEITEEVIGRAEQELEGIIV from the coding sequence ATGTACGAAGAATTCTTTAAGTGGAAAGAGAATCCTTTTTGCATCACCCCTGACCCAAGTTATCTATTTTTAAGCCGACGCCATACCGAAGCCTTAAATCACTTGCGCTACGGCATAGAATCGCGCAAAGGTTTCATTCAGATAACCGGGGAAATCGGGACGGGAAAAACCACGCTTTGTCGCGCGCTCTTAAACAGTCTAAACTCCTCTACCCGAAGCGCACTCATCCTTAATCCCACGCTCTCAGAGAATCAACTTCTGGAAAATATCATAGAAGATTTTGGCATACCTCTAACCAAACGCAGCCGTTTAAGTATGCTTAAAGCACTTAATCAATTTCTGCTGGAGGAACTTGCCCGTGGACACAACTGTATCCTAATCATTGACGAAGCCCAAAACATTAAACCCAGCCAACTGGAGCACTTGAGGCTTCTCTCCAATTTAGAAACCGCTAAAGAAAAACTCTTACAAATTATCCTCGTGGGGCAACCGGAGTTAAAAGAAAAACTAAATGTTCCCCAACTGAAACAACTGCGCCAAAGAATAGTTGTTCGTTACCATATCCAGCCCTTAGAACGCGATGAAGTACTTTCTTACATAAAACATCGGATGAGGGTAGCAGGCTGTGAGGATTCGGCAAACTTTACTTCTCTTGCTTTAGAAAAAATATACTTTTATAGCCAGGGAGTCCCGCGCTTAATTAATGCTTTGTGTGAGAAAGCCCTGCTCTGCGCCTATACTTTGGAAACCCACGAGATAACCGAAGAAGTGATTGGCCGAGCAGAACAAGAATTGGAGGGTATTATCGTATGA